The following proteins are co-located in the Streptomyces bottropensis ATCC 25435 genome:
- a CDS encoding ABC transporter substrate-binding protein, which yields MQQNRNVERRTVLKAAGASLAVAGLGATATACGGGSGAGDGTVTIRYAWWGAEDRAERIKKTIALFEKKYPKIKVKTDFQPYPDFWKKFNTQASGGNPPDVFQNAIGFLRKYDAKNVLLDLGPQVEAGHLSLEGFRAGLEKFGEVDGKLLGVPVGSNSMALVIDKPVYTKSGVKPEQGWTWDDFDAGMKKIRDKTGRAGDSGMYGVMYLYDLYLRQNGKAFFTEDGLGFTEADLKQWWTKARKGIEEGLYADPKKVAQIKPKSAVAAELAAGEFTWDNFTVRYTAEGKSEYGLAPIPTTDGKKTGQYLGSLMLSASKRTQHPKEVAQFIDFMVHEPEVAKIMGYDRGVPATQAQYDAFKPTDPVNKAIAAYEESLVASGVLEPITPHPNGADICEAAFLRIGEELGLGTRSVDDAVKQFFTESKTALGS from the coding sequence ATGCAGCAGAACAGGAACGTTGAGAGGCGGACGGTCCTCAAGGCGGCCGGAGCCTCACTGGCCGTCGCGGGGCTGGGGGCGACCGCCACGGCCTGCGGCGGCGGCAGTGGCGCGGGAGACGGGACGGTGACGATCCGTTACGCCTGGTGGGGTGCCGAGGACCGCGCGGAGCGCATCAAGAAGACCATCGCGCTTTTCGAGAAGAAGTACCCGAAGATCAAGGTCAAGACCGACTTCCAGCCCTATCCCGACTTCTGGAAGAAGTTCAACACCCAGGCCTCCGGTGGAAATCCGCCGGACGTGTTCCAGAATGCCATCGGATTCCTCCGGAAATACGACGCGAAGAATGTGCTGCTCGATCTCGGCCCACAGGTCGAAGCGGGCCACCTGTCGTTGGAGGGCTTCAGAGCGGGCCTGGAGAAGTTCGGCGAGGTCGACGGAAAGCTGCTCGGAGTGCCGGTCGGGTCCAACTCGATGGCCCTGGTGATCGACAAGCCCGTCTACACCAAGTCCGGGGTGAAGCCGGAGCAGGGCTGGACCTGGGACGACTTCGACGCCGGGATGAAGAAGATCCGCGACAAGACGGGCCGCGCCGGCGACAGCGGCATGTACGGCGTCATGTACCTCTACGACCTCTACCTGCGCCAGAACGGCAAGGCGTTCTTCACCGAGGACGGGCTCGGCTTCACCGAGGCGGATCTGAAGCAGTGGTGGACGAAGGCCAGGAAGGGCATCGAGGAGGGCCTCTACGCCGACCCGAAGAAGGTCGCGCAGATCAAGCCCAAGTCGGCTGTCGCCGCGGAACTCGCCGCCGGTGAGTTCACCTGGGACAACTTCACCGTCCGTTACACCGCCGAGGGCAAGAGCGAGTACGGGCTGGCCCCCATCCCCACCACCGACGGCAAGAAGACCGGCCAGTACCTCGGCTCCCTCATGCTCAGCGCGTCCAAGCGCACCCAGCACCCCAAGGAAGTCGCCCAGTTCATCGACTTCATGGTGCACGAGCCCGAGGTCGCCAAGATCATGGGCTACGACCGCGGGGTGCCCGCGACCCAGGCCCAGTACGACGCGTTCAAGCCGACCGACCCGGTCAACAAGGCGATCGCCGCGTACGAGGAGTCCCTCGTCGCGTCAGGCGTCCTGGAGCCCATCACTCCGCACCCGAACGGCGCGGACATCTGTGAGGCCGCGTTCCTGCGCATCGGCGAGGAACTCGGCCTGGGCACGCGCTCGGTGGACGACGCCGTCAAGCAGTTCTTCACCGAGTCGAAGACGGCTCTCGGCAGCTGA
- a CDS encoding chorismate-binding protein, with protein MPDLPPLARFGNLVATGLTDVTSDAAALDSSGFWAVCANYEGDPVCARFSDVRREPAPAPVPGEWRGPGVGDWTSSLDRAGYTAGVRRIREHIAAGEVYQANLCRVLSAPVAPDADVDALTALLARGNPAPFAGTIRLPGHGVEIATASPELFLRRDGRVVESGPIKGTGRTEADLLEKDYAENVMIVDLVRNDIGQVCATGSVTVPDLCVVEKHPGLVHLVSMVRGELRDGAGWPELLAAAFPPGSVTGAPKSSALRIIDALETAPRGPYTGGIGWVDADRGTGELAVGIRTFWIDRAAGELRFGTGAGITWGSDPEAEWRETELKAARLLAVASGTYEASGRTLT; from the coding sequence GTGCCCGACCTCCCTCCCCTCGCCCGCTTCGGCAACCTCGTCGCCACCGGTCTCACCGATGTGACCAGCGACGCCGCCGCCCTGGACTCCTCCGGCTTCTGGGCCGTGTGCGCCAACTACGAGGGTGATCCGGTGTGCGCGCGCTTCAGTGACGTACGTCGCGAGCCCGCGCCCGCCCCGGTGCCGGGGGAGTGGCGCGGGCCGGGCGTCGGCGACTGGACGTCGTCCCTCGACCGCGCGGGGTACACGGCGGGCGTTCGCCGCATCCGCGAGCACATCGCCGCCGGCGAGGTGTACCAGGCGAACCTCTGCCGGGTACTGTCCGCGCCCGTCGCCCCCGACGCCGACGTGGACGCCCTGACCGCGCTGCTGGCCCGCGGTAATCCGGCACCCTTTGCAGGAACGATTCGCCTCCCAGGGCACGGCGTCGAGATCGCCACCGCCTCACCCGAACTCTTCCTGCGCCGCGACGGCCGGGTCGTCGAGTCGGGCCCGATCAAGGGCACCGGACGCACCGAGGCGGACCTCCTGGAGAAGGACTACGCCGAGAACGTCATGATCGTCGACCTGGTCCGCAACGACATCGGGCAGGTCTGCGCCACCGGGTCGGTGACCGTGCCCGACCTGTGCGTCGTCGAGAAGCATCCGGGACTCGTGCACCTGGTGTCGATGGTGCGCGGCGAACTGCGCGACGGCGCCGGCTGGCCGGAGCTGCTCGCCGCCGCCTTCCCGCCCGGCTCCGTCACCGGCGCGCCGAAGTCGAGCGCCCTGCGCATCATCGACGCCCTGGAGACCGCGCCGCGCGGCCCGTACACCGGCGGCATCGGCTGGGTCGACGCCGACCGGGGCACGGGCGAGCTGGCGGTCGGGATCCGTACCTTCTGGATCGACCGGGCCGCGGGCGAACTGCGCTTCGGCACGGGCGCGGGCATCACCTGGGGGTCGGACCCCGAGGCCGAGTGGCGGGAGACCGAGCTGAAGGCCGCCAGACTGCTCGCGGTAGCGTCGGGAACGTACGAGGCGAGTGGGAGGACCCTTACGTGA
- a CDS encoding GNAT family N-acetyltransferase — protein MTTTLRPIEPLQHAADGARSRRYQVCVNSRPAGEIHLGTRPGPGSSAARILNLRIDEPDRRRGRATVAALAAEEVARGWGCRRIEASVPADAEPALRLTQALGYVPRNRSMRKPLDGTPPALPEGSRGRPMTEAEYEPWKEAGLEGYAQDLITRGVPEAEAYARAADDYVRCLPRGVASAHNLCSVLEHEGTRVGTLWLSLADDAAFVYDVEADAAHRGRGHGRSLMLLAEAQAVAAGKTAIALNVFAGNARAECLYDSLGYETTAHHLSKPLI, from the coding sequence ATGACCACCACCCTGCGGCCCATCGAGCCGCTTCAGCACGCCGCCGACGGAGCCCGTTCGCGCCGCTACCAGGTGTGCGTGAACAGCCGTCCCGCAGGCGAGATCCACCTCGGTACCCGCCCCGGACCCGGCTCCTCGGCCGCCCGGATCCTGAATCTGCGCATCGACGAACCCGACCGGCGGCGCGGCCGGGCCACGGTGGCCGCGCTCGCCGCCGAGGAGGTGGCCCGGGGCTGGGGCTGCCGGCGGATCGAGGCGTCCGTCCCGGCGGACGCAGAGCCCGCGCTGCGCCTGACCCAGGCGCTCGGCTACGTCCCGCGCAACCGCAGCATGCGCAAGCCCCTCGACGGCACCCCGCCCGCACTGCCCGAGGGCAGCCGGGGCCGGCCCATGACCGAGGCCGAGTACGAACCCTGGAAGGAGGCCGGGCTGGAGGGCTACGCCCAGGACCTGATCACCCGTGGTGTGCCCGAGGCGGAGGCGTACGCCAGAGCAGCCGATGACTACGTGCGGTGCCTGCCGCGCGGAGTGGCCTCCGCGCACAACCTGTGCAGCGTGCTGGAGCACGAGGGCACGAGGGTCGGCACGCTGTGGCTGTCGCTGGCCGACGACGCCGCCTTCGTCTACGACGTGGAGGCGGACGCCGCGCACCGGGGCCGCGGCCACGGCCGCTCGCTCATGCTGCTGGCCGAGGCCCAGGCCGTGGCGGCCGGGAAGACCGCCATCGCACTCAACGTCTTCGCGGGCAACGCCCGGGCCGAGTGCCTGTACGACTCCCTCGGCTACGAGACGACGGCCCACCACCTGTCCAAGCCCCTGATCTGA
- a CDS encoding SsgA family sporulation/cell division regulator, with amino-acid sequence MNTTVSCELHLRLVVSSESSLPVPAGLRYDTADPYAVHATFHTGAEETVEWVFARDLLAEGLHRPTGTGDVRVWPSRSHGQGVVCIALSSPEGEALLEAPARALESFLKRTDAAVPPGTEHRHFDLDQELSHILAES; translated from the coding sequence ATGAACACCACGGTCAGCTGCGAGCTGCACCTGCGCCTCGTTGTGTCGAGCGAGTCCTCACTGCCTGTTCCCGCGGGACTGCGGTATGACACGGCCGATCCCTACGCCGTGCACGCCACCTTCCACACCGGAGCAGAGGAAACGGTCGAGTGGGTGTTCGCCCGCGACCTCCTCGCCGAGGGCCTGCACCGGCCCACCGGCACCGGCGACGTCCGTGTCTGGCCGTCCCGCAGTCACGGCCAGGGCGTCGTGTGCATCGCCCTGAGCTCCCCGGAGGGCGAAGCCCTCCTCGAAGCCCCGGCGCGAGCCCTGGAGTCCTTCCTGAAGCGCACAGACGCCGCCGTGCCACCCGGCACGGAGCACCGGCACTTCGACCTCGATCAGGAGCTCTCGCACATCCTGGCCGAAAGCTAG
- a CDS encoding TIGR02611 family protein → MDTGSHGTGEAGVAADGTKSDTDVANCEADVAKNEAPLGSRAPEFVRARRMLHVSWQVAVFVVGLAVVVAGVIMLPLPGPGWLVIFGGMAIWATEFVWAQLVLRWTKRKVSEATQRALDPRVRRRNIILTSIGLVIVAVLVGFYVWKFGFEMPWNIKDQ, encoded by the coding sequence ATGGACACGGGGAGTCACGGAACGGGGGAGGCCGGTGTGGCGGCCGACGGAACGAAGAGTGACACGGATGTAGCGAACTGTGAGGCCGATGTGGCCAAGAACGAGGCGCCGCTCGGATCTCGTGCGCCGGAATTCGTCAGGGCGCGGCGGATGCTGCACGTGAGCTGGCAGGTGGCTGTCTTCGTCGTCGGCCTCGCGGTGGTGGTCGCGGGAGTGATCATGCTTCCGCTGCCCGGCCCCGGCTGGCTCGTGATCTTCGGGGGCATGGCGATCTGGGCGACGGAGTTCGTCTGGGCCCAGCTGGTGCTCCGCTGGACCAAGCGGAAGGTCTCCGAGGCCACCCAGCGCGCCCTCGACCCCAGGGTCCGGCGCCGCAACATCATTCTGACGTCGATCGGCCTGGTGATCGTGGCCGTGCTGGTCGGTTTCTATGTCTGGAAGTTCGGCTTCGAGATGCCCTGGAACATCAAGGACCAGTGA
- a CDS encoding carbohydrate ABC transporter permease, protein MSAQATEITPAPGPSARTGALRRRLPGSLAWHIGSLAILAVILYPVIWVVGGSFKKSEDIVGSLDLLPSDPIIANYTRLSDGIADIPISTFFLNSLTLAVGSVVGILVSCSLTAYAFSKIKFAGRNLLFTLMIGTLLLPYHVLLIPQYVLFRNMELINTYTPLLLPKYLATEAFFVFLMVQFMRNLPKELDEAARLDGCGHFRIYWSIVLPLCRPALITSAIFTFINSWNDFMGPLIYLNEPDKYTVSLGLKMFVDQDGVANYGGMIAMSLVALLPVLAFFLAFQRYLIDGMATSGLKG, encoded by the coding sequence ATGAGCGCACAGGCCACCGAGATCACCCCGGCCCCGGGACCCTCCGCGAGAACGGGTGCCCTGCGTCGCAGGCTGCCCGGCTCGCTCGCCTGGCACATCGGGTCGCTCGCGATCCTCGCGGTGATCCTCTACCCGGTGATCTGGGTCGTCGGCGGCTCGTTCAAGAAGAGCGAGGACATCGTCGGCAGTCTGGATCTGCTGCCGAGCGATCCGATCATCGCGAACTACACCCGGCTCTCCGACGGCATCGCCGACATCCCGATCTCGACCTTCTTCCTCAACTCGCTCACGCTCGCCGTGGGTTCGGTGGTCGGGATCCTGGTGTCCTGCTCGCTGACGGCCTACGCCTTCTCGAAGATCAAGTTCGCCGGACGCAATCTGCTCTTCACGCTGATGATCGGCACGCTCCTGCTGCCGTACCACGTGCTGCTGATCCCGCAGTACGTGCTGTTCCGCAACATGGAACTGATCAACACCTACACCCCCCTGCTGCTGCCGAAGTACCTGGCCACGGAGGCGTTCTTCGTCTTCCTGATGGTGCAGTTCATGAGGAACCTGCCCAAGGAGCTCGACGAGGCGGCGCGGCTCGACGGCTGCGGGCACTTCCGGATCTACTGGTCGATCGTGCTGCCGCTGTGCCGGCCCGCGCTCATCACCAGCGCGATCTTCACGTTCATCAACTCCTGGAACGACTTCATGGGCCCGTTGATCTATCTGAACGAGCCCGACAAGTACACCGTCTCGCTCGGGCTGAAGATGTTCGTGGACCAGGACGGGGTCGCCAACTACGGCGGCATGATCGCGATGTCGCTGGTGGCGCTGCTGCCGGTGCTCGCCTTCTTCCTCGCCTTCCAGCGCTATCTGATCGACGGCATGGCCACCTCGGGACTGAAGGGCTGA
- a CDS encoding DsbA family protein, which produces MSDSSPLPTAVVLDVWCELQCSDCRGALDDIRALRARYGDRLDVRLRHFPLEKHKHAFAAAQAAEEAAEQGRAWPYVEAVLGRVEELDRTGEPFLVEVARELGLDAEEFDTALIDGRHILIVDADQAEGKAIGVTGTPTYVIGGERLDGGKSQAGLRERIEEIADRLLAGDA; this is translated from the coding sequence ATGAGCGACTCCTCCCCCCTGCCGACCGCCGTCGTCCTGGACGTCTGGTGCGAACTCCAGTGTTCGGACTGCCGCGGCGCCCTCGACGACATCCGCGCACTGCGGGCCCGCTACGGCGACCGGCTGGACGTGCGGCTGCGGCACTTCCCGCTGGAGAAGCACAAGCACGCCTTCGCCGCCGCGCAGGCCGCCGAGGAGGCCGCGGAGCAGGGGCGGGCGTGGCCGTACGTCGAGGCCGTGCTCGGGCGGGTCGAGGAGCTGGACCGGACCGGAGAGCCGTTCCTCGTCGAGGTCGCCCGGGAACTCGGTCTGGACGCCGAGGAGTTCGACACCGCGCTCATCGACGGCCGGCACATCCTGATCGTCGACGCCGACCAGGCCGAGGGCAAGGCGATCGGTGTGACGGGCACCCCCACGTACGTCATCGGCGGCGAGCGCCTCGACGGCGGCAAGAGCCAGGCCGGGCTGCGCGAGCGGATCGAGGAGATCGCCGACCGGCTGCTGGCCGGGGACGCCTGA
- a CDS encoding aminotransferase class IV: MKIWLDGGLQDIDSARVSVLDHGLTVGDGVFETAKTVDGRPFALTRHLDRLALSARGLGLPEPDLDEVRRACSAVIEANPVALGRLRITYTGGVSPLGSDRGDHGPTLVVALAETARRADSTAVITVPWTRNERGALTGLKTTSYAENVVALARAHEQGATEALFANTVGRLCEGTGSNVFVVLDGEIHTPPVASGCLAGITRALVVEWTGARETDLPLDVLDRADEVFLTSSLRDVQSVHRVDARELSPTPGPVTAKAMRVFDERSGDDLDP; the protein is encoded by the coding sequence GTGAAGATCTGGCTCGACGGCGGACTGCAGGACATCGACTCCGCCCGTGTCTCCGTCCTCGACCACGGACTGACCGTGGGCGACGGCGTCTTCGAGACCGCGAAGACGGTCGACGGCCGGCCGTTCGCGCTGACCCGCCATCTCGACCGCCTGGCCCTCTCGGCCCGCGGACTCGGTCTGCCCGAACCCGACCTCGACGAGGTGCGCCGCGCCTGCTCCGCCGTGATCGAGGCCAACCCCGTGGCGCTCGGCCGGCTCCGCATCACCTACACCGGCGGTGTGTCGCCGCTCGGCTCCGACCGGGGCGACCACGGCCCGACCCTCGTCGTGGCCCTCGCCGAGACCGCCCGGCGCGCCGACTCCACCGCCGTGATCACCGTCCCGTGGACCCGCAACGAGCGCGGCGCCCTCACCGGCCTGAAGACCACCTCGTACGCGGAGAACGTCGTCGCCCTGGCCCGCGCCCACGAACAGGGCGCGACCGAGGCACTGTTCGCCAACACGGTGGGCCGGCTCTGCGAGGGCACGGGCTCCAACGTCTTCGTCGTCCTCGACGGCGAGATCCACACCCCGCCGGTGGCCTCCGGCTGTCTGGCGGGCATCACCCGCGCCCTCGTCGTCGAGTGGACCGGCGCCCGCGAGACCGACCTGCCGCTGGACGTCCTGGACCGCGCCGACGAGGTGTTCCTGACGTCGAGCCTGCGCGACGTGCAGTCCGTGCACCGCGTCGACGCCCGTGAACTCTCCCCCACCCCGGGCCCGGTGACGGCCAAGGCGATGCGGGTCTTCGACGAACGGTCCGGCGACGACCTCGATCCGTGA
- a CDS encoding carbohydrate ABC transporter permease, producing MGTAVTHAPATEDLAKDSEPRHRPAKAPRPAALKRRGRRENLAGYLFMSPWIAGFLLLTAGPMIASLYFAFTDYNLFDAPRWIGLDNFSEMFADPRWRHSVRVTLWYVVVGTPLKLIAALGVALLLAQKRRGQAFYRAAFYAPSLIGASVSIAIVWKAIFSDDAIVDRTQQIFGIDVGGWTGDPEMIIYSLVALTVWQFGAPMVIFLAGLKQVPRELYEAAEVDGAGPWRRFWNITLPMISPVLFFNVLLETIHSFQIFSSAYIVGGGAGGNACGPADGSMVYTCYLYVQGFENSRMGLASAMAWLLLVAVALVTAVLFWSQKRWVHYEEGA from the coding sequence ATGGGAACCGCCGTGACACACGCCCCTGCGACGGAGGACCTGGCCAAGGACTCCGAGCCGCGGCACCGTCCGGCCAAGGCTCCCCGCCCCGCCGCACTCAAGCGGCGGGGCCGCCGGGAGAACCTGGCCGGCTATCTCTTCATGTCCCCCTGGATCGCCGGTTTCCTGCTGCTCACGGCAGGCCCGATGATCGCCTCGCTCTACTTCGCGTTCACCGACTACAACCTGTTCGACGCGCCCAGGTGGATCGGCCTCGACAACTTCTCCGAGATGTTCGCCGACCCACGCTGGCGCCACTCGGTGCGGGTCACCCTCTGGTACGTCGTCGTCGGCACACCGCTGAAACTGATCGCGGCCCTCGGCGTGGCGCTGCTCCTGGCCCAGAAGCGGCGTGGACAGGCCTTCTACCGGGCCGCTTTCTACGCGCCGTCGCTGATCGGTGCCAGCGTCTCCATCGCGATCGTCTGGAAGGCGATCTTCTCCGACGACGCGATCGTCGACCGCACGCAGCAGATCTTCGGCATCGACGTCGGTGGCTGGACCGGCGACCCGGAAATGATCATCTACAGCCTGGTGGCGCTCACCGTCTGGCAGTTCGGCGCCCCCATGGTCATCTTCCTCGCCGGTCTCAAGCAGGTCCCGCGTGAGCTGTACGAGGCCGCCGAGGTCGACGGGGCGGGCCCCTGGCGGCGGTTCTGGAACATCACCCTGCCGATGATCTCCCCGGTCCTCTTCTTCAACGTCCTGCTGGAGACGATCCACTCGTTCCAGATCTTCAGCTCGGCGTACATCGTCGGCGGCGGCGCCGGAGGCAATGCCTGCGGTCCGGCCGACGGCTCCATGGTCTACACCTGTTATCTGTACGTCCAGGGCTTCGAGAACAGCCGGATGGGTCTGGCCTCCGCCATGGCCTGGCTGCTGCTGGTCGCGGTCGCCCTGGTGACGGCGGTGCTGTTCTGGTCCCAGAAGCGCTGGGTGCACTACGAGGAGGGTGCCTGA
- a CDS encoding zf-TFIIB domain-containing protein: MQCPKCHAPMHTYNRSGVQIEQCSGCRGIFLDYGELEALTRLEGQWGGGPAVPPPPAAPQYPSGGGHSAPAWGAPQGGHHGGHHGGHGHHNRGFGHMLFSS; encoded by the coding sequence ATGCAGTGTCCCAAGTGCCATGCGCCGATGCACACCTACAACCGCAGTGGCGTCCAGATCGAGCAGTGCAGCGGCTGCCGGGGGATCTTCCTCGACTACGGCGAGCTGGAGGCTCTGACCCGTCTGGAGGGCCAGTGGGGCGGCGGTCCGGCCGTTCCCCCGCCGCCGGCGGCTCCGCAGTACCCCTCGGGCGGCGGTCACAGCGCTCCCGCCTGGGGCGCTCCGCAGGGCGGTCACCACGGAGGCCATCACGGCGGTCACGGACACCACAACCGCGGCTTCGGTCACATGCTGTTCTCCAGCTGA
- a CDS encoding CGNR zinc finger domain-containing protein: MLITHDTRCSLDAVVDLVNTAPDDETATDELATVVALADFVRKHDISDVGVLSEFDLAAVRRVRGRFAEIFAAAEAADAASAASVINELIAAAGTTPRLTDHDGYDWHVHYFAPGASLADHLSADCGMALAFFVVAGEQERLRRCEAPDCRRAFVDLSRNRSRRYCDSRTCGNRLHVAAYRARRKEAAG, translated from the coding sequence GTGCTGATCACCCACGACACCCGGTGTTCCCTCGATGCCGTGGTGGATCTGGTGAACACCGCGCCGGACGACGAGACGGCGACCGACGAGCTCGCGACCGTCGTGGCGCTCGCCGACTTCGTACGAAAGCACGACATCAGCGATGTCGGGGTGCTGTCCGAGTTCGACCTCGCGGCCGTGCGCCGGGTCCGCGGCCGGTTCGCGGAGATCTTCGCGGCGGCCGAGGCTGCCGACGCGGCCTCGGCCGCCTCGGTCATCAACGAGCTGATCGCCGCGGCGGGCACCACACCCCGCCTCACCGACCACGACGGCTACGACTGGCATGTGCACTACTTCGCGCCCGGCGCGTCCCTCGCCGACCATCTCTCCGCCGACTGCGGCATGGCGCTGGCCTTCTTCGTGGTCGCCGGGGAGCAGGAGCGGCTGCGTCGCTGTGAGGCTCCCGACTGCCGGCGCGCCTTCGTCGACCTCTCGCGCAATCGCTCCCGCCGCTACTGCGACAGCCGCACCTGCGGAAACCGCCTGCACGTGGCCGCCTACCGGGCTCGCCGCAAGGAGGCGGCCGGCTGA